The following coding sequences lie in one Pseudoxanthomonas sp. SE1 genomic window:
- the merR gene encoding Hg(II)-responsive transcriptional regulator, with translation MTSNPESLTIGAFAKAAGVNVETIRFYQRKGLLLEPEKPYGGIRRYGAADVARVKFVKSAQQLGFSLDEVAQLLKLEDGTHCSEAAELASLRLVDVRARLAMLMRMESALSNLVKECSTSRGQVSCPLIAALH, from the coding sequence ATGACGAGCAATCCGGAAAGCCTGACCATCGGCGCCTTCGCCAAGGCGGCCGGGGTCAACGTCGAGACGATCCGGTTCTACCAGCGCAAGGGGCTGCTGCTCGAACCGGAGAAACCCTATGGCGGCATCCGCCGCTACGGTGCGGCGGATGTCGCGCGGGTGAAATTCGTGAAATCGGCGCAGCAGTTAGGCTTCAGCTTGGACGAAGTCGCACAACTGCTCAAGCTGGAGGACGGCACGCATTGCAGCGAGGCGGCCGAACTCGCCTCCCTGCGTCTGGTCGATGTGCGCGCCCGTCTGGCTATGCTCATGCGCATGGAGTCGGCGCTCTCCAATCTGGTGAAGGAGTGCAGCACGAGCCGGGGCCAAGTGTCCTGCCCGCTTATCGCCGCGCTGCACTGA
- a CDS encoding helix-turn-helix transcriptional regulator encodes MSKLSNSDDNLAVGERLAAVREDQRLSQIEFAERLGLSPRAYQNYERGERELPAAVLTTLHAVFGLDPLWVLIGPGRDPRKAGASVKPDILEAVIIGVESHLQRTHKKLAPAKKARLIKVLYLQFRDRAKVDPAQMADVLSLTA; translated from the coding sequence ATGAGTAAGCTGTCAAATAGCGATGACAATCTCGCCGTGGGCGAGCGCCTGGCGGCGGTTCGCGAAGACCAGCGCTTGTCCCAGATCGAGTTTGCCGAGCGACTCGGCCTGTCGCCGCGGGCCTATCAGAACTACGAGCGCGGCGAGCGCGAACTGCCGGCGGCCGTGCTCACCACGCTGCACGCCGTGTTCGGCCTCGACCCTCTGTGGGTATTGATCGGCCCTGGCCGCGATCCCCGCAAAGCCGGCGCCTCGGTCAAGCCCGATATTCTGGAGGCGGTGATCATCGGGGTCGAATCGCATCTGCAGCGCACCCACAAGAAGCTGGCGCCGGCCAAGAAAGCGCGGCTGATCAAGGTGCTGTACTTGCAGTTCAGGGACCGAGCCAAGGTCGATCCGGCGCAGATGGCTGATGTTTTGTCGCTGACGGCGTAG
- the istA gene encoding IS21 family transposase, with the protein MKSLKDVCRLILTTPLSNRRIADATHVSPNTVCRYREVLSEKGLDWEAIGALDDQEIDRRLNTGRSQLLKAFIEPDWNDIDRELRKVGVTIRLLHEEYAASLTSGAMSESEFRRRYEKHRRAHGLVMRQIHPPGESLFIDYSGKRPSITDSATGIATPVELFVAVMGASRKTFALATDSQKLPDFIEAHTQAMRFFGGSTRYWVPDNLKSAVTKRSKDDGALINATYSECARHYEVLVLPTRPRRPKDKASVEVGVLVAQRWVLARLRNRVFYSLTELNAAIRALLDTLNDRPMRSAGGKTRNQLFADLDRPALTPLPPQPYEFADWLLNVRVGQDYLVMVDEHFYSVPFHLVGAKVNVRVSPREVAVLHRDRRVATHPRSHQKGGYSILAEHRPAAHRVFAENKPASLLSWATAQGGAVHAFIQHHIERHRQPTLSVRACQGLRRMAEQYGMARLQAACGRANAIGAPSVHSVESMLQRGLENAPVAVDQAANDTPMPTHDNVRGAEYFQTPDEGE; encoded by the coding sequence ATGAAAAGCCTGAAAGACGTGTGTCGTTTGATCTTGACCACGCCGCTGTCGAATCGCCGCATCGCCGACGCCACTCATGTCTCGCCGAACACGGTCTGCCGCTACCGCGAGGTCTTGAGCGAAAAGGGGCTGGACTGGGAGGCCATTGGCGCCCTCGATGACCAGGAGATTGATCGGCGGCTCAACACGGGCCGCAGCCAGTTGCTCAAGGCGTTCATCGAGCCGGACTGGAACGACATCGACCGCGAGCTGCGCAAGGTCGGCGTCACGATCCGATTGCTACACGAGGAATACGCCGCGAGCCTGACGTCGGGCGCGATGTCGGAATCGGAGTTCCGCCGACGCTACGAGAAGCACCGCCGGGCCCATGGCCTGGTGATGCGGCAGATCCACCCGCCGGGCGAATCGCTGTTCATCGACTACTCGGGCAAGCGGCCGTCGATCACCGACTCGGCCACCGGCATCGCAACGCCCGTGGAGTTGTTCGTCGCGGTGATGGGGGCCAGTCGCAAGACCTTCGCCCTGGCCACCGACAGCCAGAAACTGCCGGACTTCATCGAGGCGCACACGCAGGCGATGCGCTTCTTCGGGGGCAGCACGCGTTACTGGGTGCCGGACAACCTCAAGTCCGCCGTCACCAAGCGCTCGAAGGACGACGGCGCGCTGATCAACGCCACCTACAGCGAATGCGCCCGGCACTACGAGGTATTGGTGCTGCCGACCCGGCCGCGCCGGCCCAAGGACAAGGCGAGTGTCGAGGTCGGCGTGCTGGTGGCGCAGCGCTGGGTCCTCGCCCGACTGCGCAACCGCGTCTTCTACTCGCTGACGGAGCTCAACGCCGCCATCCGCGCCTTGCTCGACACGTTGAATGACCGCCCGATGCGCTCGGCCGGCGGCAAGACCCGCAACCAGCTGTTCGCCGACCTGGACCGGCCGGCGCTCACGCCCCTGCCACCCCAGCCCTACGAGTTCGCCGACTGGCTGCTCAATGTCCGGGTGGGGCAGGACTACCTGGTGATGGTCGACGAGCACTTCTACTCGGTGCCGTTCCACCTGGTCGGGGCGAAGGTCAATGTCCGCGTCTCGCCGCGAGAAGTGGCTGTCCTTCACCGCGATCGCCGCGTAGCCACGCACCCGCGTTCCCACCAGAAAGGTGGTTACAGCATTCTCGCCGAACACCGGCCGGCGGCGCATCGGGTGTTTGCCGAGAACAAGCCGGCGTCGCTGCTGAGCTGGGCGACGGCCCAGGGCGGCGCCGTGCATGCGTTCATCCAGCACCACATCGAACGCCACCGGCAGCCGACGCTCTCGGTGCGGGCCTGCCAGGGCCTGCGCCGGATGGCGGAGCAGTACGGCATGGCGCGCCTGCAGGCCGCCTGTGGTCGCGCGAACGCCATCGGCGCCCCCAGCGTCCACTCCGTGGAATCGATGCTGCAGCGGGGCCTGGAAAACGCCCCGGTGGCCGTCGACCAGGCCGCCAACGACACCCCCATGCCGACGCACGACAACGTGCGCGGCGCCGAGTACTTCCAGACCCCCGACGAAGGAGAATAA
- the istB gene encoding IS21-like element helper ATPase IstB: protein MSIEQTMDLLGQLRLTGMRAGLEHQLTQPVYAELPFEQRFGQLVDAEASQRDSQRLKRLLYNAKLKVQAEPEAIDYRPGRGLDRAVVADLLTCGWVERRQNVLITGQTGTGKTWLACALAMQAARKGMSVGYKRVGRLLEEMEIAHADGSLGKLRNQLAKMQLLVLDDFGLVPLNSRGRADLLEVLDDRVGSGATIVAGQMPVKEWHAFINDPALADAILDRLIHSSHKLALKGESMRKQKASG from the coding sequence ATGTCGATCGAACAAACCATGGACCTGCTTGGCCAGTTGCGCCTGACGGGCATGCGCGCGGGACTCGAACACCAGCTGACGCAGCCGGTCTACGCCGAGCTGCCGTTCGAGCAGCGCTTCGGCCAGCTGGTGGACGCCGAGGCCAGTCAGCGCGACAGCCAGCGGCTCAAGCGGCTGCTGTACAACGCCAAGCTCAAGGTGCAGGCCGAGCCGGAGGCGATCGACTATCGGCCGGGCCGCGGCCTGGATCGCGCGGTAGTCGCCGACCTGCTGACCTGCGGCTGGGTCGAGCGCCGGCAGAACGTGCTGATCACCGGCCAGACGGGCACGGGCAAGACTTGGCTGGCCTGCGCCTTGGCGATGCAGGCGGCGCGCAAGGGCATGTCCGTCGGCTACAAGCGTGTCGGCCGCCTGTTGGAGGAAATGGAGATCGCCCACGCGGACGGCTCCCTGGGCAAGCTGCGCAACCAGTTGGCCAAGATGCAGTTGCTAGTGCTCGATGACTTCGGCTTGGTGCCGCTGAACTCGCGGGGTCGCGCCGACCTGCTGGAAGTGCTGGATGATCGCGTCGGCAGCGGCGCCACCATCGTGGCGGGCCAGATGCCGGTGAAAGAATGGCATGCCTTCATCAACGATCCGGCCCTGGCCGATGCCATCCTCGATCGCCTCATCCACAGCAGCCACAAGCTGGCCCTCAAGGGCGAGTCCATGCGCAAGCAGAAAGCCAGCGGCTAA
- a CDS encoding S24 family peptidase, protein MFIATETTAHLLGPAAIDPIALFLPMGAVAARAGFPSPAEDFQDDALDLNGLLVKNAPATFLYRAEGWSMLHAGICDGDILVVDRSVTPRDGDLVIATWDGNQPTCKVLKVCADHLELHSRNPHFQPIVLAPGTEAEVFAVVSVARQIQRGRQRVRSG, encoded by the coding sequence ATGTTCATCGCCACCGAGACCACCGCCCATCTGTTGGGTCCTGCCGCAATCGATCCGATCGCGCTCTTCTTGCCGATGGGGGCTGTGGCGGCTCGTGCCGGCTTCCCATCGCCGGCCGAAGACTTCCAAGACGACGCGCTGGATCTCAACGGCCTGCTGGTGAAGAACGCGCCCGCGACCTTTCTCTACCGGGCTGAAGGTTGGTCTATGCTGCATGCAGGTATTTGCGATGGCGACATTCTCGTAGTCGATCGTTCGGTGACCCCGCGCGATGGGGATCTCGTGATCGCCACCTGGGACGGTAACCAGCCGACCTGCAAAGTGCTGAAGGTCTGTGCAGACCACCTCGAGCTCCATAGCCGCAACCCGCACTTCCAGCCTATCGTCCTTGCGCCGGGCACAGAAGCCGAGGTCTTCGCCGTCGTGAGCGTGGCCCGGCAGATTCAGAGAGGCCGCCAGCGTGTTCGGTCTGGTTGA
- a CDS encoding Y-family DNA polymerase: MFGLVDGNNFYASCERVFDPAIRQKPVIVLSNNDGCAIARSAEAKALGIKMGQPIHLVPPTLRRQLVVRSANFALYGDMSDRVVAILRESAPRVEVYSIDESFIDLAGIRDREAFARDLRERVQRWTGIPNCIGIAPTKTLAKLANKLAKKGDGVVMLSSREAQRSALDDFPVSDVWGVGHQWTAKLAPLGITTAGHLRDAPTDLILEKFGVVMTRTQRELRGTPCVGLEDIEPDRKQIMVSRSFAARVEDHEAVAQAMATFAVRACEKMRRRGLVTAAIGVFASTDSFRPELKQHHPARTVNLPTSTGDTRIVLATVRQLLRGMLRPGYGYKKAGVNLMDLGRPSELQGDLFAPTIAGDDELMSVVDRINRRFGRGAAGFGASAWQPKPAWGMRQQMLSPNYTTSFRDLPRAAC, translated from the coding sequence GTGTTCGGTCTGGTTGACGGCAACAACTTCTACGCCAGTTGTGAACGGGTCTTCGATCCGGCCATTAGGCAAAAGCCCGTTATTGTCCTGAGCAACAACGACGGCTGTGCCATTGCTCGCAGTGCTGAGGCTAAAGCGCTGGGCATCAAGATGGGGCAGCCGATCCACTTGGTACCACCGACTCTGCGAAGGCAGCTGGTCGTGCGCTCGGCCAACTTCGCCCTGTACGGCGACATGAGCGATCGCGTTGTGGCCATTCTCCGTGAGTCTGCGCCGCGGGTTGAGGTGTACTCCATCGACGAGTCTTTTATCGACCTGGCGGGGATACGTGACCGCGAGGCATTCGCGCGGGATCTCCGGGAGCGTGTCCAACGATGGACGGGAATCCCTAACTGCATTGGTATCGCCCCTACCAAGACACTGGCTAAGCTGGCCAACAAGTTGGCTAAGAAAGGTGATGGCGTGGTCATGCTGTCGAGCCGCGAGGCGCAGCGGTCGGCATTGGACGACTTCCCCGTCTCAGACGTGTGGGGAGTGGGACACCAGTGGACAGCCAAGCTAGCTCCGCTGGGTATCACGACGGCTGGCCACCTTCGGGATGCGCCCACGGACCTCATCCTGGAGAAGTTCGGCGTTGTCATGACCCGAACTCAACGAGAACTACGGGGAACTCCCTGCGTGGGCCTTGAGGACATCGAGCCCGATCGCAAGCAGATCATGGTGAGCCGTTCCTTTGCAGCACGGGTAGAGGACCACGAAGCTGTTGCTCAAGCCATGGCGACCTTTGCCGTGCGGGCCTGCGAGAAGATGCGAAGGCGAGGATTGGTGACCGCCGCCATAGGCGTGTTCGCCAGTACAGATAGCTTCCGCCCGGAACTGAAGCAGCACCATCCGGCGCGGACCGTGAACCTTCCAACGTCCACGGGAGACACCCGAATTGTCCTGGCCACCGTCCGCCAATTGCTGAGGGGAATGCTCCGGCCTGGCTATGGCTACAAGAAGGCTGGCGTGAATCTAATGGACTTGGGGCGTCCAAGTGAGTTGCAGGGTGACCTGTTCGCGCCAACGATAGCCGGCGACGACGAGCTCATGAGCGTGGTCGACAGGATCAATCGCCGCTTCGGCCGTGGAGCTGCAGGGTTCGGGGCGAGCGCATGGCAACCTAAGCCTGCCTGGGGCATGCGCCAACAGATGCTGTCGCCCAACTACACCACGTCATTCCGCGACCTTCCCCGCGCCGCCTGCTAG